A DNA window from Capnocytophaga sp. ARDL2 contains the following coding sequences:
- the nhaA gene encoding Na+/H+ antiporter NhaA: MESLYKPSPVEKFLLKPVNSFISKSTTGGIVLFVAAVIAIFFANSPWADAYHHLWHHEIGINFDGNELKMSLHHWINDGLMAIFFFVVGLELKRELTNGELASPKKAMLPIIAAIGGMVFPAMIYLAFNGGTDASHGWGIPMATDIAFALGVMYLLGDKVPLPLKVFLTALAIVDDLGAVLVIALFYTSELNLTFLSIGIALFILLLICNKLGFKSPVFYGIIGIGGIWLCFLLSGVHATIAAVLAAFAIPANARVNEKYFNYKFTELKNKFMAIDPSDKNPELTGEQIHLIEEMNVLTKDALPPSHRLEHGMHHLVSFVVMPVFALCNAAIKIDFSNGLSVITIGVALGLLLGKVLGVFGLVALILKLRWIPKPEGMTMSNLLGVGFLASIGFTMSLFVTELAFDAKLHPDFPEEAKMGIIIASAIGGLLGFLILKMSGKKK; this comes from the coding sequence ATGGAATCATTATACAAACCTAGTCCGGTTGAAAAATTTTTATTAAAACCCGTAAACTCATTCATCAGCAAATCTACAACTGGTGGAATAGTATTATTTGTAGCAGCTGTAATTGCTATCTTTTTTGCAAATTCGCCGTGGGCTGATGCATATCATCATTTATGGCACCATGAAATAGGAATTAATTTTGACGGAAACGAATTAAAAATGAGTTTACATCATTGGATCAATGATGGTCTGATGGCTATTTTCTTTTTCGTTGTAGGTTTAGAACTCAAAAGAGAATTGACTAATGGAGAATTGGCTTCTCCTAAAAAAGCGATGCTTCCTATTATCGCAGCCATTGGAGGAATGGTATTTCCTGCTATGATTTACCTTGCATTCAACGGAGGAACCGATGCTTCTCACGGTTGGGGTATCCCTATGGCTACAGACATTGCATTTGCATTAGGCGTAATGTATTTATTAGGAGATAAAGTACCATTGCCATTAAAGGTTTTCTTGACGGCTTTAGCCATTGTAGATGATTTAGGAGCCGTATTGGTTATTGCATTATTTTATACTTCAGAATTAAACCTTACTTTCTTATCAATCGGTATTGCATTGTTTATATTATTACTGATATGCAACAAGTTAGGATTCAAAAGCCCTGTTTTTTACGGAATCATAGGTATCGGTGGAATCTGGTTGTGCTTTTTACTTTCGGGTGTACACGCAACCATTGCAGCAGTATTAGCAGCATTTGCAATTCCAGCCAATGCACGTGTAAACGAAAAATATTTCAACTATAAATTTACTGAGTTGAAAAACAAATTTATGGCAATTGACCCTTCCGATAAAAATCCAGAATTGACAGGAGAGCAGATTCATCTTATAGAAGAAATGAATGTTCTCACAAAAGATGCATTACCTCCTTCACATCGATTAGAACATGGTATGCACCATTTGGTAAGTTTTGTAGTAATGCCTGTTTTTGCATTATGCAACGCAGCCATCAAAATAGATTTCAGCAACGGATTGAGTGTAATCACTATCGGTGTAGCCTTAGGACTTTTATTAGGAAAAGTATTAGGAGTGTTTGGTTTGGTAGCTTTGATTTTAAAATTGAGATGGATACCAAAACCAGAAGGAATGACTATGTCAAACCTTTTAGGTGTAGGATTTTTAGCCTCAATTGGATTTACAATGTCGTTATTCGTAACCGAATTGGCATTTGATGCTAAATTACATCCAGATTTCCCAGAAGAAGCTAAAATGGGTATTATCATTGCATCTGCAATCGGAGGTTTGTTAGGTTTCTTAATCCTAAAAATGTCAGGGAAAAAGAAGTAA
- the ribB gene encoding 3,4-dihydroxy-2-butanone-4-phosphate synthase, whose protein sequence is MSEIKLNTIEEAIEDIRNGKIIIVVDDEDRENEGDFVAAAEKVTPEMINFMATHGRGLICAPLTQKRCEELDLQPMVHNNTVLHQTAFTVSIDLIGHGCTTGISTYDRAKTIEALTKDETKPEDLGRPGHIFPLIAKEGGVLRRTGHTEASVDLARLAGLNPAGILVEILNEDGTMARLPQLVEVAKKFDMKLISIEDLVAYRMKHDSLIQKKLDFDIQTKFGLYRLKAYQQIDNQQMHIALTKGTWNTGESVLTRISSTNANNDILDLLANQSADEKLNAMFSAIENEGRGAIVFINQENPTIGLLKRLEELKNLQVEQPNEIIAPPKVAIDSKDFGIGAQILHELNISKIKLMTNSWQSKRVGIVGYGLEITEYVKY, encoded by the coding sequence ATGTCTGAAATAAAATTAAATACCATAGAAGAAGCCATTGAAGATATTCGCAATGGGAAAATCATCATCGTAGTGGACGACGAAGACCGTGAAAATGAAGGAGATTTTGTAGCTGCAGCTGAAAAAGTTACTCCAGAAATGATCAATTTTATGGCAACGCACGGACGCGGATTGATTTGTGCTCCACTCACGCAAAAACGCTGCGAAGAGTTGGACTTGCAACCTATGGTTCACAACAATACAGTATTGCACCAAACAGCTTTTACAGTTTCTATCGACTTGATTGGTCATGGGTGTACAACGGGAATTTCTACTTACGACCGAGCAAAAACCATCGAGGCATTGACCAAAGACGAAACCAAACCAGAAGATTTGGGTCGCCCTGGGCACATTTTCCCTTTGATTGCCAAAGAAGGAGGCGTATTGCGTAGAACAGGACACACCGAAGCATCGGTGGATTTGGCTCGTTTAGCAGGTTTAAACCCAGCGGGAATTTTGGTTGAAATTCTAAACGAAGATGGTACAATGGCTCGCTTGCCACAATTGGTGGAAGTGGCTAAAAAATTTGATATGAAATTGATTTCTATCGAGGATTTGGTAGCCTACCGAATGAAACACGACAGTTTGATTCAAAAGAAATTGGATTTTGACATTCAGACAAAATTTGGCTTATACCGATTAAAAGCCTATCAACAAATTGATAATCAACAGATGCACATTGCTCTAACCAAGGGAACATGGAATACAGGCGAATCGGTTTTGACTCGTATCAGCTCAACGAATGCCAACAACGACATTTTAGATTTATTGGCAAATCAATCTGCGGATGAAAAATTAAACGCAATGTTTAGTGCCATTGAAAACGAAGGCAGAGGAGCGATTGTTTTCATCAATCAAGAAAATCCAACCATTGGATTGCTCAAACGCTTAGAAGAATTGAAAAATCTACAAGTAGAACAACCAAATGAAATCATTGCACCACCAAAAGTGGCAATAGACAGTAAAGATTTTGGAATTGGGGCACAGATTTTACACGAATTGAATATTTCTAAAATCAAATTGATGACTAATTCTTGGCAAAGCAAACGCGTAGGAATCGTAGGTTACGGTTTGGAAATTACGGAATATGTAAAATATTAA
- a CDS encoding DUF6722 family protein encodes MRKEFGKWLLDISKYLVTAVFISNIFSEMKYNPLLIFVGIGIILLTFIIGMIMVDDTENKKKSNIKKK; translated from the coding sequence ATGAGAAAAGAATTTGGTAAATGGTTATTAGATATATCCAAATATTTAGTAACAGCCGTTTTTATATCAAATATTTTTAGCGAAATGAAATACAACCCACTATTAATATTTGTAGGCATAGGAATAATTCTTCTCACATTCATTATCGGAATGATTATGGTAGATGATACAGAAAACAAGAAAAAGTCAAACATCAAAAAAAAGTAA
- a CDS encoding DNA cytosine methyltransferase, whose product MYLIDVKVRKLSPRECARLQRFSKEFIINPSQTQAYKLFGNTISINVLKEISKEIIKDKLILIF is encoded by the coding sequence TTGTATCTCATCGACGTAAAAGTACGAAAACTCTCACCAAGAGAATGTGCTAGACTACAAAGATTTTCCAAAGAATTTATCATCAATCCATCGCAAACACAAGCCTACAAACTGTTTGGCAACACTATTTCTATCAATGTTTTAAAAGAAATTTCTAAGGAAATAATCAAAGACAAATTAATTTTAATCTTTTGA
- the rplS gene encoding 50S ribosomal protein L19 has translation MSLDLVKFVQDEFVTKKDFPEFKSGDTITVYYEIKEGDKTRTQFFKGVVIQRRGAGTSETFTIRKMSGNVGVERIFPINMPALQKIEVNQRGKVRRARIFYFRELTGKKAKIKELRRK, from the coding sequence ATGTCTTTAGATTTAGTAAAATTCGTACAAGACGAATTTGTAACAAAAAAAGATTTCCCTGAATTCAAATCAGGAGACACAATCACTGTGTATTACGAAATTAAAGAGGGTGACAAAACTAGAACTCAGTTCTTTAAAGGTGTTGTTATCCAAAGAAGAGGAGCTGGAACTTCTGAAACATTTACAATTCGTAAAATGTCAGGAAACGTAGGTGTAGAGCGTATCTTCCCTATCAACATGCCAGCTTTACAAAAAATTGAAGTTAACCAAAGAGGTAAAGTTCGTAGAGCGAGAATCTTCTACTTTAGAGAACTTACTGGTAAAAAAGCTAAAATCAAAGAATTACGTCGTAAATAA